A genomic window from Pseudogulbenkiania sp. MAI-1 includes:
- the purF gene encoding amidophosphoribosyltransferase has product MCGILGVVGQAPVNQLLYDGLQLLQHRGQDAAGIVTANGKSFHMHKGSGMVRDVFRTRNMRSLLGNAGIAHVRYPTAGSASNLAEAQPFYVNSPFGIVLAHNGNLTNTDELKADMYRYDLRHINTNSDSEVLLNVFAHELAQRVEGYELSVEAVFEAVEAVHRRVRGAYAVVAMIAGYGLVAFRDPNGIRPLVIGTNDTNGKTEYMFASESVALDCSGFKVLRDVEPGECVFVSFAGDFHAQPSKGPTRHAPCLFEFVYFARPDSVIDGASVYQARTVMGETLADKIRRVLPEMDIDVVMPIPDTSRPSALQLANHLGLPYREGFIKNRYIGRTFIMPGQAVRKKSVRQKLNPVACEFKDRNVLLVDDSIVRGTTSKEIVQMARDAGAKKVYFASAAPAVRFPNVYGIDMPTRAELLATGRTEDEIAREIGADAVIYQDLDALMDAVHSVNRELRDFETSCFNGEYITGDITEAYLDAIESARRDGKGQKEEVEGAQPVDLNLNVAEQNLI; this is encoded by the coding sequence ATGTGTGGAATTCTAGGCGTGGTCGGGCAGGCTCCCGTCAATCAGCTGTTGTATGACGGGCTGCAACTGCTGCAACACCGGGGTCAGGATGCGGCCGGCATCGTGACGGCCAACGGGAAATCGTTTCACATGCACAAAGGCAGCGGCATGGTGAGAGACGTGTTCCGTACCCGCAACATGCGCTCGCTGCTCGGCAACGCAGGCATCGCCCACGTGCGTTACCCGACTGCCGGTTCGGCGTCCAACCTGGCGGAGGCGCAGCCGTTCTACGTCAACTCGCCGTTCGGCATCGTGCTGGCGCACAACGGCAACCTGACCAATACCGACGAGCTCAAGGCGGACATGTACCGCTACGATTTGCGTCACATCAACACCAACTCCGATTCCGAAGTGCTGCTCAACGTGTTCGCCCACGAACTGGCGCAACGCGTCGAGGGCTACGAGCTGTCGGTCGAGGCGGTGTTCGAGGCGGTCGAGGCCGTGCACCGCCGCGTGCGCGGCGCCTACGCCGTGGTGGCGATGATCGCCGGTTACGGCCTGGTGGCCTTCCGCGACCCCAATGGCATCCGTCCGCTGGTGATCGGCACCAACGATACCAACGGCAAGACCGAATACATGTTCGCCTCCGAGTCGGTGGCGCTGGATTGCTCCGGCTTCAAGGTGCTGCGCGACGTCGAGCCGGGCGAGTGCGTGTTCGTCAGCTTTGCGGGCGACTTCCACGCCCAGCCGAGCAAGGGCCCGACCCGCCATGCGCCATGCCTGTTCGAGTTCGTCTACTTTGCCCGCCCCGATTCGGTGATCGACGGCGCGTCGGTCTACCAGGCGCGTACCGTGATGGGCGAAACGCTGGCCGACAAGATCCGCCGCGTGCTGCCGGAGATGGACATCGACGTGGTGATGCCGATTCCCGATACCAGCCGCCCCAGCGCCCTGCAGCTGGCCAACCACCTGGGTCTGCCGTACCGCGAAGGCTTCATCAAGAACCGCTATATCGGCCGCACCTTCATCATGCCGGGCCAGGCCGTGCGCAAGAAGTCGGTGCGCCAGAAGCTCAACCCGGTCGCCTGTGAATTCAAGGACCGCAACGTGCTCTTGGTGGACGACTCCATCGTGCGTGGCACCACGTCCAAGGAAATCGTGCAGATGGCGCGCGATGCCGGCGCCAAGAAAGTCTACTTCGCCTCCGCTGCACCGGCGGTGCGTTTCCCCAACGTCTACGGCATCGACATGCCGACCCGCGCCGAACTGCTGGCCACCGGGCGGACCGAGGACGAGATTGCCCGCGAGATCGGCGCCGATGCCGTGATCTACCAGGATCTCGACGCCCTGATGGACGCGGTGCACAGCGTCAACCGCGAGCTGCGCGATTTCGAGACCTCGTGCTTCAACGGCGAATACATCACCGGCGACATCACCGAGGCCTATCTCGACGCCATCGAGAGCGCGCGCCGCGACGGCAAAGGCCAGAAGGAGGAGGTCGAAGGCGCGCAGCCGGTCGACCTCAACCTGAACGTGGCCGAGCAGAACCTGATTTGA
- a CDS encoding CvpA family protein, producing MTVFDYIVIAILAGSVIVALMRGLVAEVLSLGSWIAALWCAKEFAPTLAGFLPADLPSEGLRLVASFIVLFFLVWLGTALLRVVLTGLIDSIGLGAVNRLLGAVFGLARGGVLVTVMVLLGGLTDLPKQPMWRNALLAQPFEAAALSLRPWLPPKMSEHLDFSGRHGETLRQGPAQDAPGRALYS from the coding sequence ATGACGGTTTTCGACTATATCGTCATTGCCATCCTGGCAGGATCGGTCATCGTCGCGCTGATGCGCGGGCTGGTGGCCGAGGTGCTGTCGCTGGGTTCGTGGATTGCGGCGCTGTGGTGCGCCAAGGAATTTGCGCCGACGCTGGCCGGCTTCCTGCCGGCTGACTTGCCGAGCGAGGGGCTACGTCTGGTCGCCTCCTTTATTGTCCTGTTTTTCCTGGTCTGGCTGGGTACGGCGCTGTTGCGCGTGGTCCTGACCGGCCTGATCGATTCGATCGGCCTGGGCGCCGTCAATCGCTTGCTCGGCGCCGTGTTCGGGCTGGCACGCGGCGGCGTGCTGGTAACGGTGATGGTGTTGCTGGGCGGTCTGACCGATCTGCCCAAGCAGCCGATGTGGCGCAACGCCTTGCTTGCCCAGCCGTTCGAGGCTGCTGCGCTGTCCTTGCGGCCCTGGCTGCCGCCCAAGATGTCGGAACATCTGGACTTCTCGGGCCGGCACGGCGAAACGTTGCGGCAGGGGCCGGCGCAGGATGCGCCGGGCCGTGCTTTATATTCTTAA
- a CDS encoding SPOR domain-containing protein, translated as MPGLSTHEELILLRKRARRRLVGAIVLVLISTVVLWQVVGSVPEQQMKPESVEIVGQKSPETAPAPAVPAPEAVLAPSAEAVPQENRTASAATVTQLPAQLDDAGPAATAQPAAKPQPAAAPPVVAKAEPKAAVKEEAKPLPRAEPKPESRPEPKKAEAPAPRKVDPAAILEGRVEAEPTAAKPAPKAESKPEAGKGNVVIQLAALSDPGKAEALKARLSGLGVTAHFSKVETSKGNVTRVRVGPFGSRAEAESILKKLSSAGVTGIIVSR; from the coding sequence ATGCCCGGACTGTCCACCCATGAGGAACTGATTCTGCTGCGCAAGCGCGCGCGCCGCCGCCTGGTCGGCGCCATCGTGCTGGTGCTGATCTCGACCGTGGTGTTGTGGCAGGTGGTCGGCAGCGTGCCGGAGCAGCAGATGAAGCCGGAATCGGTCGAGATCGTCGGCCAGAAATCCCCGGAAACGGCTCCTGCCCCCGCCGTGCCGGCTCCGGAAGCCGTGCTGGCGCCGAGCGCCGAAGCCGTGCCGCAAGAGAATCGCACCGCGTCGGCCGCTACCGTGACACAACTGCCGGCCCAACTCGATGATGCCGGGCCGGCCGCGACCGCACAGCCCGCTGCCAAGCCGCAGCCTGCTGCCGCCCCCCCGGTCGTTGCCAAGGCCGAACCCAAGGCGGCGGTCAAAGAGGAAGCCAAGCCCCTTCCCAGGGCCGAGCCCAAGCCGGAATCCAGGCCGGAACCCAAGAAAGCCGAAGCCCCTGCGCCCAGAAAGGTCGACCCCGCCGCCATTCTCGAAGGCCGCGTCGAGGCCGAACCGACGGCGGCCAAGCCCGCCCCCAAGGCTGAGAGCAAGCCTGAGGCCGGCAAGGGTAACGTGGTGATCCAGCTCGCCGCGCTGTCCGATCCGGGCAAGGCGGAGGCCCTGAAGGCCCGCCTGTCCGGGTTGGGCGTGACTGCGCATTTCAGCAAGGTGGAGACCAGCAAGGGCAACGTTACCCGCGTCCGTGTCGGCCCCTTCGGCTCCCGTGCCGAGGCGGAGAGCATTTTGAAGAAACTCTCCAGTGCCGGCGTCACGGGCATCATTGTGAGCCGCTAA
- the folC gene encoding bifunctional tetrahydrofolate synthase/dihydrofolate synthase: protein MTHTLPTTLPDWLTRLESLHPSAIDMGLERVRRVRDVMGLHPSCPVVLVAGTNGKGSVCAMLSTMLHRAGFKVGTYTSPHLLRYNERVAIDMQPVDDELIVQGFEAVEAARGDTSLTYFEFGTLGAVKTFVDQQVDVMVLEVGLGGRLDAVNVFEPDVSVVVSVDLDHQAILGDNREDIGFEKAGVFRAGKPAICADANPPQRLLDHAAAIGADLKLYGRDFGFSKLENQWSFRMGDVYRHALPFPALRGSYQLVNASTALAVLECLKEKLPVGIGAVKRGLLEVDWPGRFQVLPGRPLTILDVGHNPHAVQAMVANLKKLAFAENRYAVFSMLSDKDLDTVVALARDEFDGWFVGGLDMPRGQSGAQLAERLAALGVRNVKTYDTVAEAWGAALSAAGENDRIVAFGSFHTVAAVLEARHHTS, encoded by the coding sequence ATGACACACACACTCCCGACCACGCTTCCCGACTGGCTGACCCGCCTGGAAAGCCTGCACCCTTCCGCCATCGACATGGGGCTTGAGCGCGTCCGCCGCGTGCGCGATGTCATGGGGCTGCATCCCTCCTGTCCGGTGGTGCTGGTCGCCGGCACCAACGGCAAGGGCTCGGTCTGCGCCATGCTCTCCACCATGCTCCACCGTGCCGGCTTCAAGGTGGGCACCTATACCTCGCCGCACCTGTTGCGCTACAACGAGCGCGTTGCCATCGACATGCAGCCGGTCGACGACGAACTGATCGTGCAGGGCTTCGAAGCGGTGGAAGCGGCACGTGGTGACACCTCGCTGACCTATTTCGAATTCGGCACCCTCGGCGCCGTCAAGACCTTCGTCGACCAGCAGGTCGACGTGATGGTGCTGGAAGTGGGCCTGGGCGGCAGGCTGGACGCCGTCAACGTGTTCGAGCCGGACGTCTCGGTGGTGGTCAGCGTGGACCTCGACCATCAGGCCATCCTGGGCGACAACCGCGAGGACATCGGCTTCGAGAAGGCCGGCGTGTTCCGTGCCGGCAAGCCGGCGATCTGTGCCGACGCCAACCCGCCGCAGCGCCTGCTCGACCATGCCGCGGCGATCGGGGCCGATCTCAAGCTCTACGGCCGCGATTTCGGCTTCAGCAAGCTGGAGAACCAGTGGTCGTTCCGCATGGGCGACGTCTACCGCCATGCCCTGCCGTTCCCGGCGCTGCGCGGCAGCTACCAACTGGTCAACGCCTCCACCGCGCTGGCGGTGCTGGAATGCTTGAAGGAAAAACTGCCGGTCGGCATCGGCGCAGTCAAGCGCGGCCTGCTCGAAGTGGATTGGCCGGGACGCTTCCAGGTGCTGCCGGGGCGTCCCCTGACCATCCTTGACGTCGGCCACAACCCGCACGCGGTCCAGGCCATGGTCGCCAACCTGAAGAAGCTCGCCTTCGCCGAAAACCGCTATGCGGTGTTCTCGATGCTGTCCGACAAGGATCTCGATACGGTGGTGGCGCTGGCCAGGGACGAGTTCGACGGCTGGTTCGTCGGCGGCCTCGACATGCCGCGCGGGCAGAGCGGGGCGCAGCTCGCCGAGCGCCTGGCCGCCCTGGGAGTGCGCAACGTGAAAACGTACGACACGGTCGCCGAAGCCTGGGGCGCTGCCTTATCGGCGGCCGGGGAAAATGATAGAATCGTCGCATTCGGCTCGTTCCACACCGTCGCCGCGGTGCTCGAGGCGCGCCATCACACATCCTGA
- a CDS encoding protein YgfX has product MSSRQRTVPPFAVELRPSRIWLALLSGSVLVLAVASLCYLPLRTAACLLLPLPGVLWYGLRHDGWWPSRQRIGRIEVSPEGQLAVWFGPFSVEASVDDDSVITPWLVVLNLSLEERRRSLVLWPDSAERESLRALRVYLRWFHAREPASAPI; this is encoded by the coding sequence ATGTCCTCGCGCCAGCGCACCGTGCCGCCGTTCGCCGTGGAGCTCAGACCTTCGCGGATCTGGCTCGCGCTGCTGAGCGGCAGTGTCTTGGTGCTGGCCGTGGCCAGTCTGTGCTACCTGCCGCTCCGGACCGCCGCCTGCCTGCTGCTGCCCTTGCCCGGCGTGCTGTGGTACGGCCTGCGCCACGACGGCTGGTGGCCGTCGCGGCAGCGCATCGGCCGGATCGAGGTCTCCCCCGAGGGGCAGCTGGCGGTCTGGTTCGGCCCGTTCTCGGTGGAGGCCAGCGTCGACGACGACAGCGTGATCACCCCCTGGCTGGTGGTGCTGAACCTGAGCCTGGAGGAGCGCCGCCGCTCCCTGGTGCTGTGGCCCGACTCCGCCGAGCGGGAATCCTTGCGCGCCTTGCGGGTCTATCTGCGCTGGTTCCATGCGCGAGAGCCCGCCTCCGCGCCGATCTGA
- a CDS encoding ATP-binding cassette domain-containing protein: MALITVDKACLAFGHNALLDKVDFVLEPGEVVGLIGRNGAGKSSLLKSIAGTVALDDGRINIKGDVRVAYVPQEPEFNPEHTVFEAVAEGLGDLKALLTGYHKATQALTDPAADHEALLAEMERIQHELEARNGWQFDALIGATLSHLGLDADTRISALSGGWKKRVALARALAAKPDVLLLDEPTNHLDVAAIEWLETLLKNFAGSVLLITHDRRFLDNVATRIIELDRGILRSYPGSFSAYQTKKAEELAVEEEQNRLFDKFHAQEEVWIRKGIEARRTRNEGRVRRLEQIRRERAARRERVGQVNFQLDAGERSGKLVAELEHVGKSFGDKLIVRDFTTRILRGDKIGLIGPNGVGKTTLLKMILGELAPDTGSVKQGSKLEIAYFDQFREQLDEDMSVADVISQGNDFVEIAGQKKHVMSYLEDFLFSPQRARSPVRSLSGGERNRLLLARLFTRPANVLVLDEPTNDLDIDTLELLEDVIDKYSGTVFLVSHDRAFLDNVVTQVIAFEGDGRLEEYPGGYQDWVDTKARMAALKPTEPAPKAPAPRQEKPQDKPKSGRTKLSYNETRELAGLPELIATLEAEQAELNQKLLDPNCYRDTPREAIAWQQRIEQIDELLLEKLARWEELESKQG; the protein is encoded by the coding sequence ATGGCTCTCATCACGGTCGACAAGGCCTGCCTGGCTTTCGGACACAACGCGCTGTTGGACAAGGTGGATTTCGTTCTGGAGCCCGGCGAGGTGGTCGGGCTGATCGGCCGCAACGGCGCCGGCAAGTCGTCCTTGCTCAAGAGCATCGCCGGCACGGTGGCGCTGGACGACGGCCGCATCAACATCAAAGGCGACGTGCGCGTGGCCTACGTACCGCAGGAGCCGGAGTTCAACCCCGAGCACACGGTGTTCGAGGCCGTGGCCGAGGGCCTGGGCGATCTCAAGGCGCTGCTGACCGGCTATCACAAGGCGACCCAGGCGCTGACCGACCCGGCAGCCGACCATGAGGCCTTGCTGGCCGAGATGGAGCGTATCCAGCATGAGCTGGAGGCGCGCAACGGCTGGCAGTTCGACGCGTTGATCGGCGCCACCCTCTCCCACCTCGGGCTCGACGCCGACACCCGCATCAGCGCACTGTCGGGCGGCTGGAAAAAACGCGTAGCGCTGGCTCGCGCCCTGGCCGCCAAGCCGGACGTGCTGCTGCTGGACGAGCCGACCAACCACCTGGACGTGGCGGCGATCGAGTGGCTGGAGACGCTACTGAAGAACTTCGCCGGCAGCGTGCTGCTGATCACCCACGACCGCCGCTTCCTCGACAACGTCGCCACACGCATCATCGAGCTCGACCGCGGCATCCTGCGCAGCTATCCGGGCAGCTTTTCCGCCTACCAGACCAAGAAGGCCGAGGAGCTGGCGGTGGAGGAGGAGCAGAACCGCCTGTTCGACAAGTTCCACGCCCAGGAAGAGGTGTGGATCCGCAAGGGCATCGAGGCGCGCCGCACCCGCAACGAGGGCCGCGTGCGCCGGCTGGAGCAGATCCGCCGCGAGCGTGCGGCACGGCGCGAGCGCGTGGGCCAGGTCAACTTCCAGCTCGACGCCGGCGAGCGCTCGGGCAAGCTGGTGGCGGAACTGGAACACGTCGGCAAGAGCTTTGGAGACAAGCTCATCGTACGCGACTTCACCACCCGCATCCTGCGCGGCGACAAGATCGGCCTGATCGGCCCCAACGGCGTCGGCAAGACCACTCTGCTGAAGATGATCCTCGGCGAACTGGCGCCGGACACAGGCAGCGTCAAGCAGGGCAGCAAGCTCGAGATCGCCTACTTCGACCAGTTCCGCGAACAACTGGACGAGGACATGAGCGTGGCCGACGTGATCAGCCAGGGCAACGACTTCGTCGAGATCGCCGGGCAGAAGAAGCACGTGATGAGCTACCTGGAGGACTTCCTGTTCTCGCCGCAACGCGCCCGTAGCCCGGTGCGCTCGCTCTCTGGCGGCGAGCGCAATCGTTTGCTGCTGGCGCGCCTGTTCACCCGCCCGGCCAACGTGCTGGTGCTGGACGAACCGACCAACGACCTCGACATCGACACGCTGGAACTGCTGGAAGACGTCATCGACAAGTACAGCGGCACGGTGTTCCTGGTGAGCCACGACCGCGCCTTCCTCGACAACGTGGTAACCCAGGTGATCGCCTTCGAGGGCGACGGCAGGCTGGAAGAGTACCCCGGCGGCTACCAGGACTGGGTCGACACCAAGGCACGCATGGCGGCGCTGAAGCCGACCGAACCGGCCCCTAAGGCACCGGCGCCGCGCCAGGAGAAGCCCCAGGATAAGCCCAAAAGCGGCCGCACCAAGCTGTCCTACAACGAAACGCGCGAGCTGGCCGGCCTACCCGAGCTGATCGCCACGCTGGAAGCCGAACAAGCCGAGCTCAACCAGAAGCTGCTCGACCCCAACTGTTACCGCGACACCCCGCGCGAGGCCATCGCCTGGCAGCAACGCATCGAACAGATCGATGAACTGCTGCTGGAGAAGCTGGCACGCTGGGAAGAACTGGAAAGCAAACAGGGATGA
- a CDS encoding C40 family peptidase, which translates to MSSRWPSATVVTASIAALALSLAGCSSAPPRKPSSAKPRPATSPALTGLTADGAGREILMYTLGLLDLDYRFGGNNPEAGLDCSGMVSYIYQNAVGVKLPHNAAQIASVARPIETSRMQVGDLVFFNTMNRPFSHMGIYIGDGKFVHAPRSNSTIRVERLDNRYFAARFEGARTLFD; encoded by the coding sequence ATGAGTTCACGCTGGCCTTCCGCCACTGTCGTCACCGCGTCGATCGCCGCGCTGGCCCTCTCCTTGGCAGGATGCAGCAGCGCCCCGCCCCGGAAGCCCTCCTCCGCCAAGCCCCGGCCGGCCACAAGCCCGGCCCTGACGGGACTCACGGCGGACGGTGCCGGGCGCGAGATCCTGATGTACACACTGGGCCTTCTTGACCTCGACTACCGCTTCGGCGGCAACAACCCGGAGGCCGGACTCGACTGCAGCGGCATGGTCAGTTACATCTACCAGAACGCCGTCGGCGTGAAGTTGCCGCACAACGCGGCGCAGATCGCCAGCGTGGCGCGGCCGATCGAGACCAGCCGGATGCAGGTCGGCGACCTGGTATTCTTCAACACGATGAACCGGCCGTTCTCCCACATGGGCATCTACATCGGCGACGGCAAGTTCGTGCATGCGCCGCGCAGCAATAGCACCATCCGCGTCGAGCGCCTCGACAACCGCTACTTCGCCGCGCGCTTCGAAGGCGCACGCACCCTGTTTGACTGA
- a CDS encoding class 1 fructose-bisphosphatase, whose translation MSHTTLSRFLIEQQRKQGTIPPELRFLIETIARTCKAISHSVHKGALSGVLGEAGTGNVQGEAQKKLDVIANDVLLEANEWGGSLAAMASEEMDLPHLIPGEYPKGEYLLLFDPLDGSSNIDVNISVGTIFSVLRCPEGVTQPTEADFLQPGSRQVAAGYTVYGPQTMLVLTFGNGVHGFTLDRENGSFVLTHPDMHVPEATKEFAINMSNMRHWEAPVQRYVGELLAGTTGPRGKDFNMRWVASMVAEVHRIITRGGIFMYPKDARDPSKAGKLRLMYEGNPMAFIIEQAGGAATNGHQRILDIQPTKLHERVAVFLGSKEEVELVTRYHAQ comes from the coding sequence ATGAGTCATACCACCCTCAGCCGTTTCCTGATCGAGCAGCAGCGCAAGCAGGGTACCATCCCGCCGGAACTGCGCTTTCTGATCGAAACCATCGCCCGCACCTGTAAGGCCATCAGCCATTCCGTGCACAAAGGCGCGCTGTCGGGCGTGCTGGGCGAGGCCGGTACCGGCAACGTACAGGGCGAGGCGCAGAAGAAGCTGGACGTGATCGCCAACGACGTGCTGCTGGAAGCCAACGAATGGGGCGGCAGCCTGGCGGCGATGGCGTCGGAAGAGATGGACCTGCCCCACCTCATCCCGGGCGAATACCCGAAAGGCGAGTACCTGCTGCTGTTCGATCCGCTCGACGGTTCCTCCAATATCGACGTCAACATCTCGGTTGGCACCATCTTCTCGGTGCTGCGCTGCCCCGAAGGCGTGACCCAGCCGACCGAGGCCGACTTCCTTCAGCCGGGCAGCCGCCAAGTGGCCGCCGGCTACACCGTGTACGGCCCGCAAACCATGCTGGTGCTGACTTTCGGCAACGGCGTGCACGGTTTCACGCTGGACCGCGAGAACGGCAGCTTCGTGCTGACCCACCCGGACATGCACGTGCCGGAGGCGACGAAGGAATTCGCCATCAACATGTCCAACATGCGCCACTGGGAAGCACCGGTGCAGCGCTACGTGGGCGAGTTGCTGGCCGGCACCACCGGGCCGCGCGGCAAGGACTTCAACATGCGCTGGGTGGCGTCGATGGTAGCCGAAGTGCACCGCATCATCACCCGTGGCGGCATCTTCATGTACCCGAAGGACGCGCGCGACCCGTCCAAGGCGGGCAAGCTGCGCCTGATGTACGAAGGCAACCCGATGGCCTTCATCATCGAGCAGGCCGGCGGCGCCGCCACCAACGGCCACCAGCGCATCCTCGACATCCAGCCCACCAAGCTGCACGAGCGTGTCGCGGTGTTCCTCGGCTCGAAGGAAGAGGTCGAACTCGTCACGCGCTACCACGCGCAGTAA
- a CDS encoding response regulator, giving the protein MPHPQHLTIALAEPSSLQAQIIRHALSELGIRHIEVFHDGQALLQHLQQHAPDVVISALYLPDMTGTELVYALRAQPAHLDRPFILVSSETKPHYLNPVRQAGALAILPKPFTTAQLDKALGNVLEYLNGDPTLIDGDEDFASMKALIVDDSATSRRLIRTVLEQIGFRQIAEAEDGSEAVPLINATHFDLVVTDYNMPHMDGKALVEYIRTQSMQFTVPILMVSSETDQRRLAAVQDAGVSAVCDKPFDTAVIRQLVRQFVAERV; this is encoded by the coding sequence GTGCCGCACCCCCAGCACCTGACCATCGCCTTGGCTGAGCCCTCTTCGCTGCAGGCCCAGATCATCCGTCACGCCCTGAGCGAACTGGGCATCCGCCACATCGAGGTGTTCCACGACGGCCAAGCCTTGTTGCAGCACCTGCAACAGCATGCGCCCGACGTGGTCATCAGCGCGCTCTACCTACCCGACATGACCGGCACCGAACTGGTCTATGCCCTGCGCGCCCAGCCTGCCCACCTGGATCGGCCCTTCATCCTGGTGTCCAGCGAGACCAAGCCGCACTACCTCAACCCGGTGCGCCAGGCCGGCGCGCTGGCGATACTGCCCAAGCCGTTCACCACTGCCCAGCTCGACAAGGCGCTGGGCAACGTGCTGGAGTACCTCAACGGCGACCCGACGCTGATCGACGGCGACGAGGATTTCGCTTCGATGAAGGCACTGATCGTCGACGACAGCGCGACCTCGCGCCGCCTGATCCGCACCGTGCTGGAGCAGATCGGTTTCCGGCAGATCGCCGAGGCCGAGGACGGCAGCGAAGCGGTGCCGCTGATCAACGCCACCCACTTCGACCTGGTGGTGACCGACTACAACATGCCGCACATGGACGGCAAAGCGCTGGTCGAGTACATCCGCACCCAGAGCATGCAGTTCACCGTGCCGATCCTCATGGTATCGAGCGAAACCGACCAGCGCCGGCTGGCGGCGGTGCAGGATGCCGGGGTGTCGGCGGTGTGCGACAAACCGTTCGACACCGCCGTGATCCGCCAGTTGGTACGGCAGTTCGTCGCCGAACGGGTCTAG
- a CDS encoding EAL domain-containing protein, whose amino-acid sequence MRKLKMVWGRALLGAPAWGVYLAAVALCVLTGLLLVLLETRLAGSLRGWLAPLSMSLLAGGFLGWAINSSKDSRNSNNWEIAQGLRKREFFVHYQPIVTANSGHCIGVEVLARWRHPVQGFIPSQLFIPAAEEAGLIVALTRYLLRCVGHELGQIMLPPGFVVGVNISASHLTTRDIIEDCRLLLSVLKDKQIRLVLEVSERVALEEHEESLKVVQELKAMGIQLALDDFGAGHADRQYLQKWGFDYLKVEKGYVSAIGKDSFRSNILDGILVNANQLGLKVVVKGVETQGQQSYLHAKGFQYLQGFFFGKPMTLNHFRRWLYAEVAHEAESPRPAASRAEGA is encoded by the coding sequence ATGCGCAAATTGAAAATGGTGTGGGGCCGGGCGCTGTTGGGGGCTCCCGCGTGGGGCGTCTATCTTGCGGCCGTGGCACTGTGCGTGCTGACCGGTTTGCTGCTGGTGCTGCTGGAGACACGGCTGGCCGGCAGCCTGCGCGGCTGGTTGGCCCCGCTGTCGATGTCGCTGCTGGCAGGAGGTTTTCTGGGCTGGGCCATCAACAGCTCCAAGGATAGCCGCAACTCCAATAACTGGGAAATCGCCCAGGGTCTGCGCAAGCGCGAATTCTTCGTCCATTACCAGCCCATCGTGACGGCAAATTCCGGCCATTGCATCGGCGTCGAGGTGCTGGCGCGCTGGCGCCATCCGGTGCAGGGCTTCATCCCCTCGCAGCTGTTCATTCCGGCGGCCGAAGAGGCCGGCCTGATCGTGGCCTTGACCCGCTACCTGTTGCGCTGCGTCGGCCATGAGCTGGGGCAGATCATGCTGCCGCCCGGCTTCGTGGTCGGCGTGAACATCTCCGCCAGCCATCTGACCACCCGCGACATCATCGAGGACTGCCGGCTGCTGCTGTCGGTGCTGAAGGACAAGCAGATTCGGCTGGTATTGGAAGTGTCGGAACGGGTCGCGCTGGAAGAGCACGAGGAGAGCCTCAAGGTGGTGCAGGAGCTCAAGGCCATGGGCATCCAGCTGGCACTGGACGACTTCGGCGCCGGCCACGCCGATCGCCAATACCTGCAGAAATGGGGCTTCGACTACCTCAAGGTGGAAAAGGGCTATGTCTCGGCCATCGGCAAGGACAGTTTCCGCAGTAACATCCTCGACGGCATCCTGGTCAACGCCAACCAGCTCGGACTCAAGGTCGTGGTCAAGGGGGTGGAAACCCAGGGCCAGCAGAGTTATCTCCACGCCAAGGGTTTCCAGTACCTGCAGGGCTTCTTCTTCGGCAAGCCGATGACGTTGAACCACTTCCGCCGCTGGCTCTACGCCGAAGTCGCGCACGAGGCCGAGTCGCCCCGTCCGGCGGCATCGCGGGCGGAGGGCGCCTGA